A segment of the Leptolyngbya sp. NIES-3755 genome:
CGCCTTCATATCGACGGTGATACCCTTTATTTTCTCGATAGCGCGAATCCACTTCAATCCAGATCGGATCTTTGGAACCATACAACATAACGTGTTGCTGTTCCGGAGTCAGTTGATTCCAAGGCGTTTGAATATCGAAACCGAAAGCTTCAGCAACACTGCAAATTAGAGACAAGTAATAGGTATTGTCTTTATCTGACCAAGGCGCGATCGACGCATACACTGGAAGATTTGGATTCGGAATAATCAACTCTGGTGAAAAGGTGCGATGACTGCCGATTCCATGACAGTTCGGACAAGCTCCATACGGTGAGTTGAATGAGAACAATCGGGGAGAAAGTTCTTCCATCACTGCGCCATGTTCAGGACAGGCAAAGTTTTCAGAAAAAACGAGTTCTGAAGGTTGATCTTCTGCGTTTTCTTGCATCAAATCAATGACAGCAATTCCACCCGATCGCTTCAAACAAGTCGTCAAAGAATCACTTAATCGTTCTTGCATGTCATCTTTTTTGACCAAGCGATCGACAACCACTTCGATCGTATGCAATTGATTTTTATCAAGCTCGATCGAGTCACTTAACTCGCGAACTTCTCCATCAATCCGAACTCGCACAAATCCTTCTGCTGCCAATCCAGAGATTAATTTGCGATGTGTTCCTTTCTTACCTCGAACCACAGGCGCGAGAATTTGGAAGCGAGTTCGATCGGGTAATTCCAGAATGCGATCGACCATTTGATCAATCGTTTGCGGTGCAATGGATCGATCGCAGATTGGACAATGTGGATTTCCGGCTCGACCATACAGCAACCGCATATAGTCGTAAATTTCCGTGACCGTTCCAACCGTCGATCGAGGATTGTGTGAAGTGGATTTTTGATCGATCGAAATAGCTGGACTCAAGCCTTCGATCGCATCGACATCCGGTTTATCAACCTGTCCCAAAAATTGACGCGCATAAGCACTGAGCGATTCCACATACCGCCGCTGTCCCTCTGCAAAAATCGTATCGAATGCCAGAGAAGACTTTCCTGATCCTGACACTCCGGTAAACACGATTAAGCGATCGCGGGGAAGTTCGAGATCCACATTCTTCAAATTATGCTGACGCGCACCGCGAATCCGAATGGAGTTGAGCGAAACAATCTTTCTCGTAGCGTTTTTCGACCCGTTCGATTCGATTTCGGCTCCCAAATCGGGACTCAGTACAGGAGATTCGGAGCTTGTGGATTTGCTAACACGCTTTGGCATTCGGAGGGCAAAGAAATAGTCCTTAACGATTCTATCGCTCTGGATCACGATCGAGTTGCTTTGTACTCAGGATCAATCGAATTTGATTCCCTACAATTAGCCAACACCATTCAAATTCACGAGTATGAGAAATATCTTCGCAATCGCAGTCTTTACTGGATTCGGTTGGCTTGGCTTCTCTTCATCGCTTCAAGCTGCCACGCTGATTCAAGATTTTGAAATTGTGGTCGATCGAATTACGCTTCCGCCCGGTGAAACGGTTCCTCCACCTTCGGTTCCACCCCTTGGAACGAGAGGGCAAGGTAGATTGACGTTTGATACCAATCAGATTCAGTTCGGTCAGATTTCTCCATTTTATGAACCTCGTTTTGTCGGCTATTTCACGCGCCAACCGACGAGTGTATCGATCGATTTCTTTGGCAATCGTTACACTAATCTTCCGGTTGTGCGCGGTCCATCTCCGCGAGATACTCCGCTCTTTATATTTAGTCGGACTGAAGCCGGAAGCTATCAATTAAGTTCTTCTGACTTCGGCACATTCAACCCCGACGGGACAGGTCTCGGAATTACGGGCGTTGCGGGTTCTAACCCTGGTTACTTCGTTTATCTTGGAGCTGAAGATCGGGTTGACGGCAGTGTGACCTTTACGCGATCGGAAGTGATACCGGAACCGACAACGATCGCAGGTGTTCCCGTCGCGATCGCGCTTTCGTGGGCATGCCACCGTCGATTCAAACGTCGAAGAATTCGTTAGTTGAAATCCTTTTGAAGTTTGGCGCGATCGCGAATTGCAGGTTGAAAATTCGGGTTATATTTCAGCGCTTGATCGTAGGAATAAATTGCATCTCGATCGCGTTTCAGTTCTGCCATCACACGACCGCGCCAATACCAAGCACCGTGATGGTTCGGTTGAAGTTGCAGTGCTTTATCAAAACATGCGATCGCTTCTCGAAATCGTCTGAGTTTAATCAACGAACTGGCAGAACAACACCATAAATTCGCGTTCTCTGGCTGAAGTTGAATCGCTTTGTCATAAAACGCGATCGCTTCTTCATACCGCGCCAAAGTGTACAAAACATTTCCACGCCAACGCAGCACTTCCGGATCAGAAGGATTCAATTTGACGGATTGATTCGCAGCGATCGCAGTTCCAGCATGATGTTGCAGTTTCTCCAGCACTTGACCTTTCTGAAACCAAGCTCCATAGTTATCGGCTGGAGTTGATTGTTTCTGTGATTGCGCTCCAGAATTTAACTTAGCCAAAACTCGCTGCCGTCCCTCGATCGCAGCTTTCCAATCGGCTCGAATCTGAATCGCACGAATGTACGAAAGTAATGCCTCTTCGTATTGTTCTGCCGCTTCGAGTGCTTTAGCGCGATCGTGCCATCCCCAATAATTGTCTGGCTGAAGTTCGATCACTTTGTCGTAAGCCGCGATCGCTTCTTCAACCCGATTCAAACCCTGAAGCACTGTCGCCCGTTTGAACCAAGCCAGATGATCATTCGGCTGCAACTCAACCGCACGATCGTAAGCGTCTAACGCTGCCTCATTCTGCAATTGACCTTCAAACGCCATTCCCCGCATCAACCAAGCAGATGCCTCATCCGCATCCTCTGAAGCGGTTTCTCTACAGTCTTCCAAATCATCCGCTGGCAAATTGTAGAGCGAATCGACTTGCT
Coding sequences within it:
- a CDS encoding hypothetical protein (similar to AA sequence:cyanobase_aa:LBDG_27320); protein product: MRNIFAIAVFTGFGWLGFSSSLQAATLIQDFEIVVDRITLPPGETVPPPSVPPLGTRGQGRLTFDTNQIQFGQISPFYEPRFVGYFTRQPTSVSIDFFGNRYTNLPVVRGPSPRDTPLFIFSRTEAGSYQLSSSDFGTFNPDGTGLGITGVAGSNPGYFVYLGAEDRVDGSVTFTRSEVIPEPTTIAGVPVAIALSWACHRRFKRRRIR
- a CDS encoding tetratricopeptide repeat family protein (similar to AA sequence:cyanobase_aa:LBDG_41860), with the translated sequence MLPSPESKSSIDESVSTWLERGDELFQLQRYREAIAAYDKAIEFQSTYTAWFKRGIACENLQRLDDAIECYNKVVELQPDDYLAWFKRGAVLERLHQPKEALICYRRVIELQPENYWAWHDTGKVLETLKRYEEAVEAFDRAVQLKPSFQLAVESRRRILSQIQQVDSLYNLPADDLEDCRETASEDADEASAWLMRGMAFEGQLQNEAALDAYDRAVELQPNDHLAWFKRATVLQGLNRVEEAIAAYDKVIELQPDNYWGWHDRAKALEAAEQYEEALLSYIRAIQIRADWKAAIEGRQRVLAKLNSGAQSQKQSTPADNYGAWFQKGQVLEKLQHHAGTAIAANQSVKLNPSDPEVLRWRGNVLYTLARYEEAIAFYDKAIQLQPENANLWCCSASSLIKLRRFREAIACFDKALQLQPNHHGAWYWRGRVMAELKRDRDAIYSYDQALKYNPNFQPAIRDRAKLQKDFN